In Marinobacter sp. LQ44, the following are encoded in one genomic region:
- a CDS encoding IS630 family transposase: protein MRHDDGRKLDHKTLEAIRVRAVQRVMDGESPEVVIKALGMSRARIYEWLAAYREGGFDALKAKQISGRPKKLSGAQIRELYIWITTFTPDQLKFDFALWTRGRVRELIRQKFNVRLSDVSVGRLLRNLGLTPQKPLHRAYQQKPEAVKQWKEETYPEIRKEAKKVGATIYFGDEASIRSDYHSGTTWAPRGETPIIRNTGSRFSINLISAISPRGELRFKTIQGNMNTDAFLGFLKALVQDVDKPVFLILDNHPVHHARRVRDYVESLDGKLRLFFLPPYSPELNPDESVWGYIKYHHVGKKIINSKEQLRSTVYRQLRRLQKLPRLLKSFFGHPDLAYISG, encoded by the coding sequence ATGCGCCACGATGACGGTCGTAAACTTGATCACAAAACATTAGAAGCCATTCGCGTTCGCGCCGTTCAACGGGTCATGGATGGCGAGAGTCCAGAAGTCGTCATCAAAGCGCTGGGGATGAGCCGAGCACGAATCTATGAATGGCTGGCTGCCTACCGCGAGGGTGGCTTTGACGCGCTCAAGGCCAAGCAGATTTCCGGTCGTCCCAAGAAACTGAGCGGTGCTCAGATCCGGGAGCTGTATATCTGGATAACGACCTTTACGCCGGACCAGTTGAAGTTTGATTTTGCCCTGTGGACTCGGGGCCGAGTGCGTGAGCTCATCCGGCAAAAGTTCAACGTCCGGTTAAGCGATGTCTCGGTCGGTCGTCTGCTTCGAAACCTGGGGCTGACGCCTCAGAAACCCCTGCATCGGGCCTACCAGCAAAAGCCAGAGGCCGTGAAACAATGGAAAGAAGAGACCTACCCGGAAATTCGCAAGGAAGCAAAAAAAGTCGGCGCCACCATCTATTTCGGCGATGAAGCCAGCATTCGGTCTGATTATCACAGTGGCACCACCTGGGCACCCAGGGGTGAAACTCCGATCATCCGTAATACGGGCAGTCGCTTCAGCATCAATCTGATCTCGGCCATCTCGCCTCGCGGCGAGCTTCGCTTTAAGACCATTCAGGGCAACATGAACACCGATGCGTTTCTTGGTTTCCTCAAGGCTCTGGTGCAAGACGTTGACAAGCCGGTTTTCCTGATCCTCGATAACCACCCGGTTCATCATGCTCGTCGGGTTCGAGACTATGTTGAGAGTCTCGACGGCAAGCTCAGGTTGTTCTTCCTGCCGCCGTACTCGCCGGAGCTGAATCCTGACGAGTCTGTTTGGGGCTATATCAAATACCATCACGTCGGTAAAAAGATCATTAACAGCAAAGAACAACTTCGGAGCACTGTTTACCGGCAGCTTCGACGTTTGCAAAAATTGCCACGACTATTGAAATCGTTTTTTGGCCATCCGGATTTGGCTTATATCTCCGGGTAA